Within the Clostridium scatologenes genome, the region TACAACTCTTATTACGTCAGTACCTGCACCTTTTATATTAGCACCCATACTATTTAAAAAGTTTGCTACGTCTACAATGTGAGGTTCTTTTGCTACATTTTCTAAAGTAGTTACACCTTCAGCAAGAGTTGCTGCAAGCATGACATTTATAGTAGCTCCTACACTAACTACATCAAAGAAAATATTAGTTCCTATTAATCTATCAGCTTCTACTACAACACAGCCATGTGTTATATCTACTTTAGCACCTAGAGCTTCAAAACCCTTTATATGTTGATCTATAGGTCTAACTCCAATAGGACATCCGCCTGGAAGTTCTACTCTAGCTTTTTTAAATCTACCTAAAAGAGCACCTATAAGATAATAAGAAGCTCTCATTTTTCTTACGTCTTCCGTATTAGCATTTACATTATTTATAGTAGTGCTATCTATAACAACTGAATTTTTTCCTACTTCTATTTTACAACCTAAGCTTTCAATTATTCTTTCTAAACAGTGAACATCTTCAATGTTAGGTATATTATCTATGTTACAAACATTTTTACTTGCTAGTATAGCAGCAGGAAGTATTGCTACAGCAGCGTTCTTAGCACCATTTATTTCTATAGAACCAAAAAGAGGTTTTCCCCCGTTAATTACCAATTTATCCATTCCCGATCCATCCTTATCATATTAATAAAATTTATATTAAATTAAAAATCTTAAATTCATTTTACTACACAAAATTTATTATAACATAATTCTATAATATTTTAACATTAATTTTAAAAATGTGAAGAGGATGTTTTATGTAATTTAATTGAAAAAGTTGAGAAAACATTATATTATTAAAAATATAGATTATATTTATATCAAAAAATCACATTTTATACTATTTTATTAAGATTAATTTGGGGGATTGAACAAATATGAGATATTACTTAGTGGCATTATTTAACAAAGATTCGTATTCTTCTATTGAAGAAATGCAAAAAAGTATATGTAGAAAGTATAAATTATACAAAAATATGCCTGTTTTGCATATAACATTAGAAGTTATAGGGGATCCGGATATTGAAAAGTTAAATAAAATAATCGGAGATATATTAAAACCTTATAAAAAGTTTAAAGTAAAGATAAATGGAGCTATATGTTTTGACCCTCCATATAAGTCTGTTAATTTAAAAATAGAAAATAAGGGTTATATTATTAGAATTGCAAGACAGGTAAATGAAAGTTTAAAGTTGCATGGGTTTGATGTTAGAGAAAATATAGATAACTGGGACTTACATGTAGCACTAGCTAATACTAACTTTGCATCAAGACAGTGGAGTAGCAAAGAATATGTTACAGCTTGTGAAAATACTAAAAATTTAAATTTTCATAAGATGGGTATAATAGATAGAATAGAACTATGGAAGCCTATAAATAATAAAAAAGATATGGTAGTAAAAACTTTTCAATTAAGAGAATTTTAAAAAGAAAGAACCTTATATGAGCTTTATTAGTTAATATAAGGTTCTTATTTATTTATGTGTGAAAAAGTTTACAGAAAATTATTGACATATATTAAAAGATAATATAAAATTAGATTAACCGGTTAACTAAACCGGTTAACTAAAAAAGAGGTGATATAATAGATGCAAAATATTTGTATTTTAGGAAGCATAAATATGGATTTAGTTCTAAGAGTAAATAGGATGGTAAAATCAGGAGAAACTATTTTGGCCAAGGATTTTAAAAAAATACCAGGTGGAAAAGGGGCTAATCAAGCTGTTGCAGCAAGAAGATTAGGTGCTGATGTATGCATGTTAGCTAGTGTAGGAAAAGATGAAAACGGTTTCTTATTGGTGGAAGCTTTAAAGAAAGATAATATAGATGTAAAGAATATAAGTTATAGTGAAATTAATCCTACAGGAATGGCTATTATAACTGTAGATGATATTGGAAATAATTCTATCATAGTAGTTCCAGGAGCTAATATGGAGATAGGTACAGAATATATTGAACAATTAGAAAATGTTATAAAAAATTCAAAAATATTAGTAGCTCAATTTGAAACACCAATAGAAGCTACTATACAAGCTTTTAGAATAGCAAAAGAAAATGGTGTGCTTACAGTTCTAAATCCTGCACCAGCCAAAGATATACCAGAAGAATTGTTAAAGATTACAGATATCATAGCACCAAATGAAACTGAAGCATTTGAGCTTACTAATATAGAAGTTAAGGATCAAGAAAGTATAAGAAAAGCTTCTAACAAGTTTTTAGAAAAGGGTGTAAAGTTTGTAATAATAACCTTAGGAGAAAAGGGTGCTGCTATAGTTGATAAGGACAGATTAAGCGTTGTGCCAGCGTATAAAGTAAAGGCTATAGATACCACAGCGGCAGGAGATAGTTTTATAGGAGCACTTACAAGTAAACTTATAAATAGTGATGTGATTGATTTTAATTCTATTGAAAATTCTATAAAATTTGGGAATAAAGTTTCATCTATAGTAGTGCAAAAATCAGGTGCACAGCCTTCACTTCCTTATTTAGAAGAAGTAAAGGAAATATATGGGGAGGAATAGACAATGAAAAAGATTGGTATGTTAAATTCTAATATTTCAAGTGCTATATCACAAATGGGTCATACAGAGACTCTAGCTATTGGAGATTGTGGGTTACCTATTCCAAAGGAAACAGAAAGAATAGATATAGCACTTATAAAGGATGTACCTACTTTTATACAAACACTAAAAGTAGTGTTACAAGAACTACAAATTGAAGAGGTTGAAATAGCTAAGGAAACAGTAGATGTTAGTCCTAAGCTATATGAAGAAATAAAAAATGAAATTGGAGATGTAAAAATAACGTTTATTACTCATGAAGAGCTTAAAGTTAAGCTAAAGGAGTGTAAGGCAGTTATAAGAACAGGAGAACAGACTCCTTATGCAAATATAATTTTAAAATCAGGGGTTATATTCTAATAAAGTATTAGGAGGATAAAGTATGGAAAGTAAAAAGCCTATTTTGGAAATGGTGGGTATATCTAAATCATTTCCAGGAGTAAAGGCATTACAAGATGTGCATATAAAAGCTTACGGTGGAAAAGTACTGGCCTTACTTGGAGAAAATGGAGCTGGAAAGTCCACATTAATGAAGATAGTAAGTGGTGTATATAAAAAGGATGAAGGAAAAATTATTGTAGATGGTAATGAAATAGAAATCCAGGGAATAAAACATGCTGAAAGTTTAGGGATAACTATCATACATCAAGAACTTAGTGTTCTTCCTAATTTAACTGTAGCTCAAAATATATTTTTAGGTAATGAAAAGTTTAGTAAAGGTACTAGAAAAATAAATAAAGCTTGGATGAA harbors:
- the rbsK gene encoding ribokinase, with product MQNICILGSINMDLVLRVNRMVKSGETILAKDFKKIPGGKGANQAVAARRLGADVCMLASVGKDENGFLLVEALKKDNIDVKNISYSEINPTGMAIITVDDIGNNSIIVVPGANMEIGTEYIEQLENVIKNSKILVAQFETPIEATIQAFRIAKENGVLTVLNPAPAKDIPEELLKITDIIAPNETEAFELTNIEVKDQESIRKASNKFLEKGVKFVIITLGEKGAAIVDKDRLSVVPAYKVKAIDTTAAGDSFIGALTSKLINSDVIDFNSIENSIKFGNKVSSIVVQKSGAQPSLPYLEEVKEIYGEE
- the rbsD gene encoding D-ribose pyranase — encoded protein: MKKIGMLNSNISSAISQMGHTETLAIGDCGLPIPKETERIDIALIKDVPTFIQTLKVVLQELQIEEVEIAKETVDVSPKLYEEIKNEIGDVKITFITHEELKVKLKECKAVIRTGEQTPYANIILKSGVIF
- a CDS encoding 2'-5' RNA ligase family protein — protein: MRYYLVALFNKDSYSSIEEMQKSICRKYKLYKNMPVLHITLEVIGDPDIEKLNKIIGDILKPYKKFKVKINGAICFDPPYKSVNLKIENKGYIIRIARQVNESLKLHGFDVRENIDNWDLHVALANTNFASRQWSSKEYVTACENTKNLNFHKMGIIDRIELWKPINNKKDMVVKTFQLREF
- a CDS encoding UDP-N-acetylglucosamine 1-carboxyvinyltransferase; the protein is MDKLVINGGKPLFGSIEINGAKNAAVAILPAAILASKNVCNIDNIPNIEDVHCLERIIESLGCKIEVGKNSVVIDSTTINNVNANTEDVRKMRASYYLIGALLGRFKKARVELPGGCPIGVRPIDQHIKGFEALGAKVDITHGCVVVEADRLIGTNIFFDVVSVGATINVMLAATLAEGVTTLENVAKEPHIVDVANFLNSMGANIKGAGTDVIRVVGVKELQGCSYSVIPDQIEAGTYMIAVASCGGEVRLENIIPKHLESISAKLIEAGTEIIEDGDCITVKSSGNLKGVNIKTQPYPGFPTDVQQPMSTLLTVAKGRSIISESIWESRFKHVDELKKMGANIKVEGRTAIIDGVDKLTGAVVKATDLRAGAAMVIAGLIADGVTEVLSIEHIDRGYPNIEDKFKALGADIKRVSCLE